A stretch of DNA from Danio rerio strain Tuebingen ecotype United States chromosome 10, GRCz12tu, whole genome shotgun sequence:
atcaccctgcagcccaagaccggttactcactgaagccaagcagggttgagcctggtcattacctggatgggagaccactatggaacactaggttgctgttggaagtggcgttagtgaggccagcagggggcgctcaacctgaggtctatgtgagtcctaatgccccagtaaaagtgaaggggacactacactgtcagtgggcgccatctttcggatgagacgttaaaccgaggtcctgactctctgtggtcattaaaaatcccatggcacttctcgtgaaagagcaggggtgtaacgccggtgtcctggccaaagtccctctatcggcccttgcgatcatggcctcccaatcatccccttccaccgaactGGCttgatcactgtctctccactccaccaatagctggtgtgtggtgagcgcactggcgccgttgtcctgtggctgccgacgcatcatccaagtggatgctacacactggtggtggtgaggagagacccccctcatgattgtaaagcgctttgggtgtatggccatacacaataaatgcgctatataaatacacattacattacatatttataaatgaaCTTTGACTAAGATATCCTACCTCACTATcatattattttttcttgttttaagaaaaactcaCTCAATTTTGACTTGTTTTCTGAAAACAAAGAATTAAGAGATTTTagatagaaacaagacaaaaaaaattgaaatattttttcacaCATTTAGCAGTACATATACTAACTGAATAAAACTGAAaagaattatataaattatatataataagagttcaaaggttcattccgctgtggcgagccctgattaataaaggaactttatttcttttcttttcgaaaagaaaatgaatgaataaattctgtCAATAAGCCTCTCAGATGAAATAACAACTGGTAGAGTAGAACAAAACAGAAcacatagaatagaatagaatttcCATGTGTAATCTCCAAGAAGTGAAGGCCATCTCCTGTTTGCAGTGGTTTCCGGTATGcaggattggagtttggatcagagTGTCACTGTGGGAATCGCGTGTGTGCTCGTCGGGCTCGAGGAGAGGACTGTAATCTGGACTGCCGGGGAGAGAAGGGATCCCCATGTGGAGGGGTGGGACGCATGTCTGTTTACAGGGTTGAGGATCGTCTTCCAGGACAGAGGAGATGTGAGCCAAACTAATACCCAAGTGTTTCAAACACTTGAATGGGCCAAACACATatgacatttttaatatatttgaaaaaattatgaatttaaaGGTTAGAACCCTGGGTTTCCATTGAGTATCATCACTGTAGATATGACCAGTGGTGTGAAGAAGCAAATTACAGAAGCAAATTAGGTTTTCTCCAGAATGGTGCTTTACTAAAATGTGTAGAGCTGTACAGTCACTACTTTAATTTTTTCTTGTCTTCTGGCTATTGTAGAATAATCAGTTCTATGATTCCTGTCTAATTGAatctcacatttaaaaaaataatacataaataataataataataacaataattataataattgcaTCATACAGAATAACCTCAAGACACAGAAGATACACAATCATTACACGCAATGACAGAGAGATTGTTTAGACTGCAATATGATGGTAATGAGTTGACTGTGTGTATgttgaccgaaatggccttaaacaataactaaatacactacagaatgttacgttttcacacacatgCTCAAATTTCAGGTAAACGCAACAGCCTTTCACAGCATAATTCTCACTACTCAAGTACTTTtagaagggctactttttactcatactttgagttattattatttaactgatAATTTTCaaaagatacttttactctacttgtacTACATTATTTGGAatgtaatggtacttttaccacTGTATAAAACCAAAATAAGCATCTGGCTCTTGTTCAAACTTGATGCAACATCTGCTGAGCACAACAGGAGGTTGACCTGAGCCTTTGTGCAAGATAACTtctgtttattttgttcattatttcTCAGACAGAACTGTGCACTACCACGGCTGTTACAAGAGGCCAAAGAACTCAACGGCTGACCTCCTGATCCACACCTCTGGACCGACACACACTCCTCAGCAGTGTATTGAGAGCTGTACAGATCAGGTCAATGCTCTTATCCAGTAGTCTGTTATAAAATTCATTATGAACAACAATTGCTAATACTTAGTATGAGGGGTTTTACAAAGGTTTTACGGCtaaaaccctattgtatttgttagATTTTATCCTGCACTGATTGCTATTGCCCAGTCCAAACTGTAAAGCCTAGTCTTGAAACTTGGTCAGATGGTCCAGCACACTACGCCATCTCAAACAATCAGCTAAATCAGCCAATGGGTGGCGCTATATCACTTATTTACCATTTGTCTTACAGGTTTGTTAATCCTTGGCTCAAACCAATTAAATCGACGACTTTCCAAAATCCTGTTCCAATGGACTGTTTTTCTGCTAATTCAagatatattcattatttttaagcACATTATTTGGcccattttgtcagtaaagtaaACTAGCAAACCTGTGCTTTCCGATGAAGGGACATTTGCTACAGTCATAGTACATTGATAATCTATGCAaaaatagtgcactatttgaggGAGCAGCCATTATTACTTGTGTCCGAAATCATGGATGTTATGAAGTGAAGTGtactcaatcaatcccacaatgcaaaGTAATAACAAGTGTTCAACCCATGTCACTTAGCAACTAGAAAATGCCAATAATGcactgtaatgctgtgttcatgcCAGACGTGGAAGCATCAAGCGCGACTGATTTACATGTTatgtcaatgcaaagacgcaatTTGACATCCTGCGGCATGATACGCTCAATTGAGGTGCCGCGAATGAAGCGATTGACGTGTTTAACACACATATCGCATGTTTCGCACAAAacgctcgagttcgaaaatctgaacttcagcggacattagCGCCAcaataaccaatcagaagcttgctcttgtgggggcatgattatgacgtagctcctgttgttggtgtcccgggggaaaatcctccagctgacactaacaacagttcatcaaactgggcttggctcagtcggaagcaccgctgaaagcttgcATCATCCACGTATAGTTTCTCGAGGAGttaatgaactcacagagctgggtgcacctctgaaaggatctagtggacccccgacacggctccaaatgaatcaaccctgttttcagccttcctaaagcacataaacacagctaatctctcaataaaatccatgttaggtATTAAGCAATGCAACTAGAGTTAGCGAGCAGAGAGAAGCCCTATCCATCATGCAAATCCGCATTTTGAAGTGAATTTGTCGCTCACATGAAGCGGACTTGATGTGCGAATGAGCTCAAAATTGGCTCAAAATGTTCAGACGTCTATTTATACGCGAATTCATCCAcgccgtgtctggtgtgaacacagcataagagttTGCATGCTGAATGAATTTCGgcatctgaccacaagatggcatcTAAAGCTCAATCCTATCAGTGTGTGGTTagacataaaatattatttaattaaaaggaTCATATACATGACAAAAATCAAAAGACCTTGTTTCATTACTAATGGACAGCTCTCTGAGTGTTAAATAATGACCACAGGGTCTGACCAAGAAGCAGAAAATCTAATCTGAGGAATTTATCATAAAGCAAAGCACAAGCAATACAGCATCTCCTTCCTCCTAGTGCTCAAATTCCCTTATTCACTACTTCAAGTGGactaatgtagggaatagtgaaTGATGATTTCAGATACTACCTTCTATTTATAATACAACACTATAAAATGGTCtaaacaattccttcatgttgttccaacacaagtCGATTAAGCTAActgaatctgtttttttttaagtggactgaacataaaacaactaagttgtcccccaaaaaacaatgcaagaattgtgttgtttcaacctattttaaatacaaactttgaacaagcagcaaaagtgaATGCTATGGGGATCTCCCGGTTGGATTTTCAGCACTAGAGCGCTGTCCTTTAGAGGAGATTTAGAACTGGACACACAACCCTGCTTCCTTGACAAGATGTGCAATTTTATTTAGACTATATCAGTCATTTCTTTATATtatcaacaaaaataataataaacaagtcACTTTTCTATAACATTTTAGACAAATTTATATCGTCAAATCCAATTTATAAGGATGAAGATAGGACAAAtactaaaagtaaataaaaaaaaaaagattgtttcaTTATTGTGGAATGTATTTGATGTACTATATCAGAATAATGGCAGAATGCAGGTATAGTTcaagttatttaaataaataaagttcagtTCAATATGAATATCGCTGTTGAAGGACGATCAACTGACAAACAGCCTCACTGATCCAAAACAAGCATGCCAGAAAGGGTGACTGAATAACAATtcttataattattgttgttaataatgtGACAAGCTCTATTATATGACATATAAATTGTGTGCAACTTCATTAGGACCTGCCACTGGCTCTTTTGAGAGGACAGGACTGTTTCTGCAGGCGTGCCTCATTTCTTTTGACAATCCAGATGAGTGAAAATGACCAAATGTGCAAGAAGGCCAACCAAACAAACCAGACTTCCCTTCACGACCTCGACTTCTACTGGGTGTACAGCACTCCAGTGCTAGGTAAACTACCACATGCAGCAGCACTAGACTTCATCACTCTTTAACTAAGAAGAGATGTCTTCTTTCAGATGCAACGTGCAAAGAAAGGTCATTTCTGGCCCAGAAGTCCAGCGCTCTTGTGGCCCTGTCCAGTTTTCCAGGAGCAGGAAACACTTGGCTGCGTCACCTGATCGAACTCGTCACCGGATTCTACACCGGCAGCTATTACTTTGACGGATCTCTGTACAATAAAGGTGagatttatatacatatatatatatatatatatatatatatatatatatatatatatatatatatatatatatatatatatatatatatatatatatatataattttttttttttttttacagttttattcatatcattTTTCTGAAGGTTTTTTTTACAGAGGAATATGATCACTTTATCTCAGATTACTTGCATTGAtttttaaaggttaaaaacaGTTCgatatgctgcttgatgttgcacaTTGTTATTTTCTGATTATATTCTTCTTTTTAGTAGTCATGAGCACACTTACTTGTAGAGCAGATAGTTTGACGGATttatgccatttattattcctagtcatttctcccatatcATTTCtcaatcagaagttctaaaacaatttcaaaaatgagcgcacattgcagaataaggtcttTCTTCTATaagaaactgtaaaaaaaagtaaaaaaatcacaatatattatcgatatcgaatgaaAAACATATTCCCAAAACCCCTTCTTTAAGTACCTTTGACTCTAATGCTTCAAACCAATGAAACAAGAATTTTAAATCTGACtcaaagttcagatttttttgtattttgatgtATATAATCTATAAAAATCATCATGCAAACAATTCTGCAATCAGCTATAAGTTTTGAAGTATCATCATTacataaaataaactgtaaaaaaaatcctaaaaatatcccaaaaaaaaaacttttataaaagCCTTTGACTCTAATACTTCAAACCAATAAAACAAGAATtttgaatcaaacaaaatttTTGTGCCAGAAATGCATGCAAATGAAATAATGCCTCACATGCAATTCTCACTTGTAATCCATCATAGGATTATCTTTACTTAAAGGTTCAgcaggtgatctgccaaaatgctaaccgcttagcatattattttTGGacagcggggagggactgtgatttaaaGCCAAACCCCTGATATTGAGAGCGTGCGCaccacaacagcagacagacaacccactagttcatgtcattcgccagttagttagtgtttaGCCAGCGGCGTCGGCGTGCAGGCATTACATTAATTACTTAGCCACACTTGCacgctatttcagagtgaatattcagagtagcatggtaaacagtataggaaggctgctattgttcaaaaatgacccaatgtgaatataaaagcaacttcagctcaataaagcaggttaggcagaatagcgcgatttactgatgttttgttgttaaactcaatataaatctacattatagatgctgtaaaaggaccttatgaaactgaaaatattcacatcaatctttcactgggagatttcagtggctgaacaacacgtctgtgcatataagtcattcataacacaacacaatctaacttatgcttagcctgactaaaatagttttaaaacagaacattacctgcatgtctaacagtaatacttcagccatggtgttgtccttcctccagcgtgctaaagtaactccaatattgattcaggtttttaaaagtttcaattcagcatttgatttctcccggtctgtctcgtgaccgcgcggcgCTTGCAGACGGGCACGCGCGAATGGTGACTCTTTGTGAACAGATGCGCAAAAGTCCAAAatcatttgctgacagacagtctgagctgcttatcggaattatgggagatgtaggtccaacaatatttaattggatgaacatttaactttatgctttacccaaaatataaaaatacatataaacacatttagataatttactgtaatcattactattggactgtgaagacaacaaaaaaacaacaacaaaaaaagtgagGTCTCTGCAGGTTTTAAAGGAGAGAAGGATTACTGGCAGAGCGGGAGAGTGGTCTGCGTCAAGACTCATGAAAGTGGCCAGCGGGAGATCCAGATGTTTGACTCTGCCATCTTGCTGATGCGAAACCCGTACCGCTCTCTGATGGCAGAGTTCAACCGCAAGTGTGCAGGACACCTGGGCTACGCATCCCACGCTCACTGGAGGAGCAAAGGTGCCAGTCACTTCACTTCAGCCTTCACTTCAAAGTACTGCATACGGGCAATTCCAGTGTTatagatgtgacatttgcagtaaaaactcaaaacataaattcacatagaaagtatacactcatcggccactttattaggtacacattactactGTAGTACTGGGTTGCACTCCCTTttactttcagaactgccttaattctgtcacataaattcaacaaggtactgtattCCTCAGagcttttggtccatattgacatgatagcatcacgcagttgctgccgatttgtcagctgcacaatcatgatgtgaatctcccattccaccacatcacaaaggtggtctattggattgaggatctggtgagcgtggaggccatttgagtacagtaaactcattgtcatgatcaagaaaccagtctgagatgaatcacgcttatgacatggtgcgttatcctgctggaagtagccatcagaagatgggtacactgtggtcataaaggaatgaacatggtcagcaacaatactcaggtaggctgtggcgttgacacaatgctcagttggtactgatgggcccaaagtgtgccaagaaaatatccccacatcattacaccaccctgaaccgttgatacaaggcaggatagatccatacttttgttgctgtttgttacatgttgctgatgccaaattctgaccctaccatccaaatgttgaagcagaaatcgagactcattagaccaggcaatgtttttccaatcttctattgtccaattctgatgagcctgtgtgaattgtagcctcagtttcctgttggctaacaggagtggcactcggtgtggtcttctgctgctgtagcccatcagcctcaaggttggacgtgttgtgcattcaaagatgctcttctgcagacctcggttgtaaaaagtcattatttgagttactgtcgcctttctattagcttgaaccagtctggccattcccctctgacatcaacaaggcatttgcacccacagaactgccgcttactggatattttgtcttttcaaactattctctataaaccctatagatggttgtgcgtgacaaTCTCAGCagaccagcagtttctgaaatactcagaccagcccatctggcaccaacaaccatgcactaaaggtcaaagtcacttaaatcacctttctttcccattctgatgctcggtttgaacttcagcagactgtcttgatcatgtctacatgcccaaatgcattgagtttctgccatgcgattggctgattagaaatttgtgtaaatgagcagttggacaggtgtacctaataaagtggccggagagtgtatattaaatattgaacatctgtttatattttccaaaacaactaagcacagatttatggatttatttaaatgacatctaattcatgaataaaatgtatttagaagTTTTAGGGGTTTTTAGTGTTTTCTTCTGACCTACAGTATCCTCTGATTAGCCATTTCAGATgctactgtaggtcaaactatacaaactatgGACCtaattttacttttcttttaggctatatgtagaaACACAGTTATTTTACTAGAGAAGTGTCTTGTGAACACGGTGTCTATCTCTGCTCTAGATCTGCCGGTTTCAGACTATTGAATGATGTTTTTCTTGTGTAGACTGATTGGCATGATTATGCATTCACAGTGATATGAAGTGTTATAGGGGTCGgccaaatacatatttatattacctctgttttaattattaacattattatacagatcagagcaaactatttcaCACTATTAAAGGCCTGAACCCCTCATATGTACATCTTGTTTTGGTGTCATTCAGGGGAGGATCAATTAATTAGGCCAATCCTCCCCAAACCCCCTTTAATTCACAGCTTGCCACTAAAACAGCTTTTTTCTTCTCCCCCCAGAGTGGAGTGAGTTTGTGGACAGCTACTCGTCCTGGTGGGTGTCTCACGCTCTGGCCTGGCTACGCTTTGCCCACCGCTTGTTAGTGGTGCATTTTGAAGACCTCCAGAAAGATGTCGTCCCCCAGATAAAAACAGTCACCGCTTTCCTAAACATCAGCATCCCAGAAGAGAGGCTTCTGTGCATAGAGAGTGACCGAGACGGACATTTCAAACGCTCAGGATCTCATAACCTGAACTTTGACCCCTTCAGCCCAGAGATGAGAGCACGAATTGACCAGTACATTCAGACGGTGGATAAAGCCCTGCGGGACAGAAACCACAGCGGCCTGCCACACCAATACATGCCCAGGTGATGGAGGGAGCGCACGCAAACACAAAGTGCCTGAGTAAAAAAAACCACAACCTTTCAAatgctgtgtgtttgtctgttggtttgtttgtggtgGTGTTGTCACCCGTTTACAGACTGTGCACTTTGTatgctttattaaacagaatAATTCACACAGTGTTAAATCTTCTTCAGTATAATCTGCAAGTAGGttttccattcaaagatgcaaCTTAAACTTATGCGCAAAACTGCATTAACTTCCAGtgaataaacagaaacaaattcatCCCTTCCTGATAAACTCaggccaaatatcaaaaagagaAATTGTATTGGCTGCAGTGGGAAAAGTCATGGGAGTCTACTTTATTCAAGTTCTAgaggtaataatactgaaccactttgatgacagactttggctgagggattttagaatgaccaaaaccttttagatgttttacaatgtggtcagtcAAATGGATCGTCCATTCATTCAGTCACATTGTGCCCACTTTTGTGATCATGTGATCTATTCAACATATGTTCATTCTAAAAATGCAGCCCTATATCCATTTCTAAAGATCATGAATTAAGTAGCTAGCGCTATGTATTGCATCTTTAAAATGAgcactacggggcggtatgatgccgtttcttTTCTTGctcaccagctgactgcttatctcAGTGTAGACGGacttcctgctgttaccagtttgtccggtagctcgatATGCATGTCGGCGGATTGAGATGCTGAGCGGAGTTGACAGCgacaatggggttcgagtccagtagagaacggttccagaaagcaagattagaaaaaaacaaaagctcaaaaataaaataaacaagtaaataactgagagaatgtggtaaaatctgaaaacgtggtaaaaatcagggggcttttctttttctggattgctttttaaaactgtcggttgggtttaaggaaaggCATGGatgctggtcaatcagtgcttttgaaaacattattggttgggtttagggaaggaggagggtggggggTATTGATCacttggtcagtcagtcgacagcagcctctggtagatttacgcgagaacagcagaaGCAAATGAAATTAGTGAGAGAAATTAGAGATTTGAAAAAAGCtgacacagtggcctctggtagatttacgcgAGACAAGCAGACTCAAATGACATCAGCGAGAGAAATTAGAGATCTGAAAAAAGCtgacacagtggcctctggtggatttacgtcaGAACACCAGTCACGAATGGTACTCCCGAgcaaaatttgagatctgaaaaagcatacacagtggcctctggtggatttgcaaaaacaaaaactgcaaaaaaacgaagctcctgggatgtatttggcactctcgaGCAATGTAAATATGGGTCAAtgtataatcagaatgagcctgggttgagcatttttcaaaacatcttttttgtgttcaacagaagagagaaaatCAAATAGGTTTAGAACAAGGGAAGGGtgagaaatcttttttttgttttgtttttatttttgggtgaactatgcctttaaaaacCTACAGCGCTGACTTAGATACTTAGATTGACTAAAGACTCAACCCTGATTTTACCCAAAAGAACAGAGAAAACTTAACATAGTAAATGCTGCTGGACATTCATTTTTACACAATCACATCAAAAGAAACAATATTCAGCAGGAGTCTTAACTGGCTAAATATCTGCCAATGTGCTACAAGCAGAGAGTCCTTTATTCTCCATAGGCAATCAGGAAGATGTCCATTTTAAACTCTAATCATTTTCATTCAGTTAGTAAAGGACGGCAGCATGCTGTGATGTTTCTGAGTTTGCAGATAATTAGTTGGTACATCAGTCCTCTCGATTTGAGGGCTTCAAAGATTATAATTAGTGCTTAATGTCAGTGCAGCCTGAACGAGAAAAAAATTGCTGTGACTGCAGAATTACTCTGTGAATGACAGATCTTTGCACAACTAAACTACTAGACCAATTAAAGAGATGAACATTCACTCATCAtctactcaagtggttctaaacgtttatggatttttttcttctgttgaacaaaaaacgCTCAGGATCTCATAACCTGAACTTTGACCCCTTCAGCCCAGAGATGAGAGCACGAATTGACCAGTACATTCAGACGGTGGATAAAGCCCTGCGGGACAGAAACCACAGCGGCCTGCCACACCAATACATGCCCAGGTGATGGAGGGAGCGCACGCAAACACAAAGTGCCTGAGTAAAAAAAACCACAACCTTTCAAatgctgtgtgtttgtctgttggtttgtttgtggtgGTGTTGTCACCCGTTTACAGACTGTGCACTTTGTatgctttattaaacagaatAATTCACACAGTGTTAAATCTTCTTCAGTATAATCTGCAAGTAGGttttccattcaaagatgcaaCTTAAACTTATGCGCAAAACTGCATTAACTTCCAGtgaataaacagaaacaaattcatCCCTTCCTGATAAACTCaggccaaatatcaaaaagagaAATTGTATTGGCTGCAGTGGGAAAAGTCATGGGAGTCTACTTTATTCAAGTTCTAgaggtaataatactgaaccactttgatgacagactttggctgagggattttagaatgaccaaaaccttttagatgttttacaatgtggtcagtcAAATGGATCGTCCATTCATTCAGTCACATTGTGCCCACTTTTGTGATCATGTGATCTATTCAACATATGTTCATTCTAAAAATGCAGCCCTATatccatttctggagatcatgaattaagTAGCTAGCGCTATGTATTGCATCTTTAAAATGAgcactacggggcggtatgatgccgtttcttTTCTTGctcaccagctgactgcttatctcAGTGTAGACGGacttcctgctgttaccagtttgtccggtagctcgatATGCATGTCAGCGGATTGAGATGCTGAGCGGAGTTGACAGCgacaatggggttcgagtccagtagagaacggttccagaaagcaagattagaaaaaaacaaaagctcaaaaataaaataaacaagtaaataactgagagaatgtggtaaaatctgaaaacgtggtaaaaatcagggggcttttctttttctggattgctttttaaaactgtcggttgggtttaaggaaaggCATGGatgctggtcaatcagtgcttttgaaaacattattggttgggtttagggaaggaggagggtggggggTATTGATCacttggtcagtcagtcgacagcagcctctggtagatttacgcgagaacagcagaaGCAAATGAAATTAGTGAGAGAAATTAGAGATTTGAAAAAAGCtgacacagtggcctctggtagatttacgcgAGACAAGCAGACTCAAATGACATCAGCGAGAGAAATTAGAGATCTGAAAAAAGCtgacacagtggcctctggtggatttacgtcaGAACACCAGTCACGAATGGTACTCCCGAgcaaaatttgagatctgaaaaagcatacacagtggcctctggtggatttgcaaaaacaaaaactgcaaaaaaaacgaagctcctgggatgtatttggcactctcgaGCAATGTAAATATGGGTCAATGTATAATcaggatgagcctgggttgagcatttttcaaaacatcttttttgtgttc
This window harbors:
- the wscd1b gene encoding sialate:O-sulfotransferase 1; this encodes MAKPSYRLQHFLRQAHLLLFFLGVAYIMAGSVLLLQRSSVVTFQRDTETVALPSLPAPPRALEGPAVRWLYRRNIIQEMENLDHTDNRNDQKHLITPNLEIRHLRRHWFHSSAEQKSFSEHHLLQKEARQKGTYIGCFINNETEHALGGTILYDFRKMTSTLCQDTCSESGFRYAGLEFGSECHCGNRVCARRARGEDCNLDCRGEKGSPCGGVGRMSVYRVEDRLPGQRRYRTVHYHGCYKRPKNSTADLLIHTSGPTHTPQQCIESCTDQDLPLALLRGQDCFCRRASFLLTIQMSENDQMCKKANQTNQTSLHDLDFYWVYSTPVLDATCKERSFLAQKSSALVALSSFPGAGNTWLRHLIELVTGFYTGSYYFDGSLYNKGFKGEKDYWQSGRVVCVKTHESGQREIQMFDSAILLMRNPYRSLMAEFNRKCAGHLGYASHAHWRSKEWSEFVDSYSSWWVSHALAWLRFAHRLLVVHFEDLQKDVVPQIKTVTAFLNISIPEERLLCIESDRDGHFKRSGSHNLNFDPFSPEMRARIDQYIQTVDKALRDRNHSGLPHQYMPR